From Flavobacterium arcticum, the proteins below share one genomic window:
- a CDS encoding GlmU family protein, protein MNYILFDGTVRNALLPFTFTRPVADIRIGILTIREKWEKHLGYTTTTLTEEYLMGKYPMVEMEQNIMINASFLPTEDMVEMIQGLEEKQAVFCGEEVVAFYTSETQEEVDFDTYEIIEYNGDCLRVENPWDIFQKNDAAIREDFELLTEGRTSQPIPTTVNVVAPENIFIEEGAKLQFVTLNASTGPIYIGKDTEVMEGSVIRGPFALCEGAQVKLATKVYGATTVGPHSRIGGEVNNSVLFGYSNKGHDGFLGNSVLGEWCNLGADTNNSNLKNNYDEVKLWSYEKEGFKKTGLQFCGLMMGDHSKCGINTMFNTGTVVGVSTNIFGSGFPRNFVPSFSWGGASGFTTYITKKAFETAKIVMARRHVEFTEEDAAIMEYIFEETKKWRKD, encoded by the coding sequence ATGAATTATATACTTTTTGACGGAACTGTGCGCAACGCGCTTTTACCGTTTACTTTTACTCGTCCTGTAGCAGATATTAGGATAGGAATTCTTACCATTCGCGAAAAATGGGAAAAGCATTTGGGTTATACTACCACAACGCTTACCGAAGAGTACCTGATGGGAAAATATCCTATGGTAGAAATGGAGCAAAATATAATGATAAATGCTTCTTTTTTGCCTACAGAAGATATGGTAGAAATGATACAGGGACTTGAAGAGAAACAAGCTGTTTTTTGCGGTGAAGAAGTTGTTGCTTTTTATACTAGTGAAACTCAGGAAGAAGTAGATTTTGATACGTATGAAATTATAGAGTATAATGGAGATTGTTTACGAGTAGAAAATCCGTGGGATATATTCCAGAAAAATGATGCTGCTATTCGTGAAGATTTTGAATTACTTACCGAAGGACGAACTTCGCAACCTATACCTACTACAGTAAATGTTGTTGCTCCCGAAAATATCTTTATAGAAGAAGGTGCCAAACTGCAATTTGTTACGCTTAATGCGAGTACAGGACCTATATATATAGGTAAAGATACAGAGGTTATGGAAGGCTCAGTAATTCGTGGTCCATTTGCATTGTGCGAAGGTGCTCAGGTAAAACTAGCCACTAAAGTATATGGTGCTACTACTGTAGGACCACACTCACGTATTGGTGGTGAAGTAAATAATTCAGTGTTATTTGGATACTCTAACAAAGGGCATGATGGCTTTTTAGGTAACTCGGTTTTAGGAGAATGGTGTAACCTTGGTGCTGATACTAACAACTCTAATTTGAAAAACAATTATGATGAGGTAAAGCTATGGAGTTATGAAAAAGAAGGTTTTAAAAAGACAGGATTACAGTTTTGCGGACTTATGATGGGCGACCATAGTAAATGTGGTATTAACACTATGTTTAATACAGGTACAGTAGTAGGGGTTAGTACTAATATTTTTGGTAGTGGTTTCCCGCGTAATTTTGTGCCAAGTTTCTCTTGGGGTGGAGCTTCGGGTTTTACAACATATATAACCAAGAAAGCGTTTGAAACTGCAAAAATAGTAATGGCACGTCGTCATGTAGAGTTTACAGAGGAAGATGCTGCTATAATGGAGTACATTTTTGAAGAAACAAAAAAATGGCGTAAAGACTAG
- a CDS encoding pirin family protein, with protein sequence MKSRLFPKSERGTADFGWLQANFSFSFGNYYNPDMVQFGMLRVLNDDTIAAGMGFGTHPHDNMEIITIPLQGGLTHRDSMGNEATVSFGEVQVMSAGTGIQHSEMNASQTEAAKTLQLWVFPDKQDVTPRYDQKSFDLEKNNNTFVNIVAPQGKNNDNALWIHQQAYLHIGIFDTGQKITHNIMMPANGVYLFLIEGEIEIDGQIIKERDAYGAIELDSLTIEIKKASKIVLIEVPMTHN encoded by the coding sequence ATGAAGTCACGATTGTTTCCTAAAAGTGAAAGAGGTACTGCCGATTTCGGGTGGCTACAAGCCAACTTTTCGTTTTCTTTCGGTAACTACTATAATCCTGACATGGTACAGTTTGGTATGCTACGTGTATTGAATGATGATACTATTGCTGCAGGAATGGGTTTTGGGACACACCCTCATGATAATATGGAAATTATAACCATACCACTACAAGGAGGACTTACACATCGTGACAGTATGGGTAACGAAGCTACTGTTAGCTTTGGCGAAGTACAGGTTATGAGCGCTGGCACTGGTATACAACACTCTGAGATGAATGCCAGCCAAACAGAAGCTGCAAAAACACTTCAATTGTGGGTTTTTCCTGATAAACAAGATGTAACACCCCGATATGATCAAAAAAGTTTTGATCTAGAGAAAAACAATAACACTTTTGTTAACATTGTAGCTCCACAAGGCAAAAATAATGATAATGCTTTATGGATACATCAACAAGCATACCTACACATAGGAATATTTGATACTGGGCAAAAAATAACACATAACATAATGATGCCTGCCAATGGCGTCTATTTATTCTTGATAGAGGGTGAAATAGAAATTGATGGGCAAATTATTAAAGAACGTGATGCTTATGGCGCAATAGAACTCGACAGCCTTACAATTGAAATAAAAAAAGCTTCTAAAATAGTACTGATAGAAGTACCAATGACGCATAATTAA
- a CDS encoding alpha/beta hydrolase, which produces MEKIPVYFMPGLAASPVIFENIKLPEDKFEMFFLEWLLPEAQESLSHYAKRISKNIVHKNPVLIGVSFGGVLVQEIAEVIPTRKVIIVSSVKCNAEFPRRMRFAKLVRAYNVFPTALMERVDWLARFAKGNSFIAKRLRLYEKFLSVRDKKYLDWAFRTIILWDRVAPNDNVVHIHGTADGVFPPQYLKDYIPLQNGTHIMIINKVKWFNENLPKIITAS; this is translated from the coding sequence ATGGAAAAAATTCCTGTTTATTTTATGCCAGGACTAGCTGCGAGTCCTGTTATTTTTGAAAATATAAAGCTTCCCGAAGATAAATTTGAAATGTTTTTTCTTGAATGGTTATTGCCTGAAGCGCAAGAGTCTTTATCACACTATGCCAAACGAATCTCTAAAAACATAGTACACAAAAACCCTGTTTTAATAGGGGTTTCTTTCGGTGGGGTATTGGTGCAGGAAATAGCAGAAGTGATACCAACAAGAAAAGTAATTATCGTATCTAGTGTAAAATGTAATGCTGAGTTTCCGCGTAGAATGCGTTTTGCTAAACTTGTAAGAGCTTACAATGTTTTCCCTACAGCTCTTATGGAACGAGTTGACTGGTTGGCACGTTTTGCTAAAGGTAATAGCTTTATTGCGAAACGATTAAGGTTGTATGAGAAATTTTTGTCTGTAAGAGATAAAAAATATCTCGATTGGGCTTTTAGAACTATAATACTTTGGGATAGGGTAGCCCCTAATGATAATGTAGTTCATATTCATGGTACTGCTGATGGTGTTTTTCCGCCACAATATTTAAAAGACTATATACCCCTGCAAAATGGTACTCATATTATGATAATTAATAAGGTAAAATGGTTTAATGAAAATCTTCCTAAAATTATTACAGCATCGTAG
- the mtaB gene encoding tRNA (N(6)-L-threonylcarbamoyladenosine(37)-C(2))-methylthiotransferase MtaB, whose product MENKKKVAFYTLGCKLNFSETSTIARNFQDEGFDRVDFEDAADIYVINTCSVTENADKQFKQVVKKALKKNDKAFVAAVGCYAQLKPEQLAAVDGVDLVLGATEKFKLTDYINDLSKNDMGEVHSCEISEADFYVGSYSIGDRTRAFLKVQDGCDYKCTYCTIPLARGISRSDTLQNVLNNASEISQKGIKEIVLTGVNIGDYGKGEFGNKKHEHTFYELVQALDEVEGIERLRISSIEPNLLKNETIDFVSKSRTFVPHFHIPLQSGSNEILKLMRRRYMREVYTERVAKTREVMPHACIGVDVIVGFPGETDEHFLETYNYLNSMDISYLHVFTYSERDNTPAAEMDGVVPMNVRSKRSKMLRGLSVKKRRAFYEAQLGSTRTVLFEGENKEGYIHGFTENYVKVKTPWNPELVNTLHEIKLTKIDDDGIVRMEFVKEPVFLG is encoded by the coding sequence ATGGAAAACAAGAAAAAAGTTGCTTTTTATACGCTGGGATGTAAACTGAATTTTTCAGAAACATCTACTATTGCCCGAAATTTTCAAGATGAAGGTTTCGATCGTGTTGATTTTGAAGATGCTGCAGATATTTATGTTATAAACACTTGCTCGGTTACAGAGAATGCCGATAAGCAGTTTAAACAGGTAGTTAAAAAAGCGCTAAAGAAGAATGATAAGGCTTTTGTAGCTGCTGTGGGGTGCTATGCACAATTAAAACCAGAACAACTTGCAGCTGTTGATGGTGTAGATCTTGTTTTAGGTGCGACTGAAAAATTTAAACTTACCGATTATATAAATGATTTGTCTAAAAATGATATGGGTGAGGTACACTCATGCGAAATATCGGAGGCTGATTTTTATGTAGGCAGCTACTCTATTGGCGATCGTACTCGTGCTTTCCTGAAAGTGCAGGATGGATGCGATTATAAATGTACATACTGTACTATTCCATTAGCGCGTGGTATTTCGCGTAGTGATACACTACAAAATGTACTTAATAATGCTTCTGAAATATCGCAGAAAGGTATTAAAGAGATTGTTCTTACTGGGGTAAATATAGGCGACTATGGTAAAGGCGAGTTTGGTAATAAAAAGCATGAGCATACTTTTTATGAACTGGTACAGGCATTAGATGAAGTAGAGGGGATAGAGCGTTTAAGAATATCGTCTATAGAGCCTAATTTACTAAAAAATGAGACAATTGATTTTGTATCTAAGAGTAGAACATTTGTACCACATTTCCATATACCATTACAATCTGGTAGTAACGAGATATTGAAGTTAATGCGCCGTCGCTATATGCGCGAAGTATATACTGAGCGTGTAGCAAAAACACGCGAAGTAATGCCTCATGCCTGCATAGGTGTAGATGTTATTGTTGGTTTCCCAGGGGAAACTGACGAGCATTTTTTAGAGACGTACAACTACTTGAATAGTATGGATATATCTTACCTACATGTATTTACATATAGCGAAAGAGATAATACTCCTGCTGCCGAAATGGATGGTGTAGTCCCTATGAATGTGCGTAGTAAACGTAGTAAAATGCTTCGTGGACTATCGGTTAAAAAACGTAGAGCTTTTTATGAAGCTCAGTTGGGTAGCACTCGTACTGTATTATTTGAAGGAGAGAATAAAGAAGGTTACATTCATGGTTTTACCGAAAACTATGTAAAGGTAAAAACGCCTTGGAATCCTGAACTGGTAAATACGCTTCACGAAATAAAACTTACCAAGATAGATGATGATGGTATAGTAAGGATGGAGTTTGTAAAAGAGCCTGTATTTTTAGGATAA
- a CDS encoding 3-ketoacyl-ACP reductase, with the protein MQSLKGKNALITGAGKGIGKAVALALANEGVNIILLSRTKNSLEEVATAVEKTGVKAFVVTADVADINAVNDAVSKALAAFGSIDILINNAGIGKFGKFLDLDPTDWEGIIKTNLMGVYYTTRAVLPGMIKQQGGDIINISSTAGQKGNAATSAYSASKFGVMGLTESLMQEVRKHNIRVTALTPSTVATDMAIDLNLTDGNPESVMQAEDIAEVIIAQLKLNKRVFIKESGIWSTNP; encoded by the coding sequence ATGCAAAGTTTAAAAGGAAAAAATGCACTTATAACAGGTGCAGGTAAAGGTATAGGTAAAGCTGTAGCATTAGCTTTGGCTAACGAAGGTGTAAATATTATACTACTTTCACGTACTAAAAACAGTCTTGAAGAAGTAGCGACAGCAGTAGAAAAAACTGGTGTAAAAGCATTTGTAGTAACAGCAGATGTAGCCGATATTAATGCTGTAAATGACGCCGTTAGTAAAGCTTTAGCAGCGTTTGGTTCTATAGACATTTTAATTAACAATGCTGGTATTGGTAAGTTTGGTAAGTTTCTAGATTTAGACCCTACAGACTGGGAGGGTATTATAAAAACTAACCTAATGGGAGTATATTATACTACTCGTGCTGTACTACCTGGTATGATAAAACAACAAGGTGGCGATATTATAAATATATCATCTACAGCAGGACAAAAAGGTAATGCTGCTACAAGTGCTTATAGTGCATCTAAATTTGGTGTTATGGGCTTAACAGAGTCTTTAATGCAAGAGGTAAGAAAACACAACATAAGAGTAACAGCCTTAACTCCTAGCACTGTAGCTACAGATATGGCTATTGACTTAAACTTAACAGACGGAAACCCCGAAAGCGTAATGCAAGCTGAAGATATTGCCGAAGTAATTATAGCGCAGTTAAAGCTAAACAAAAGAGTATTTATAAAAGAAAGCGGAATTTGGTCTACTAACCCATAA
- a CDS encoding type B 50S ribosomal protein L31 produces MRKGIHPENYRLVAFKDMSNEDVFITKSTADTKETIEVDGVEYPVVKMEISRTSHPFYTGKSKLIDTAGRIDKFKSKYSKFKK; encoded by the coding sequence ATGAGAAAAGGTATTCACCCAGAAAATTACAGATTAGTTGCATTTAAGGATATGTCTAATGAAGATGTATTTATTACTAAATCTACTGCAGATACAAAAGAAACAATTGAAGTAGACGGAGTTGAGTATCCGGTAGTGAAAATGGAGATTTCTAGAACTTCACACCCATTCTATACAGGTAAATCTAAACTTATTGATACAGCAGGACGTATTGACAAGTTCAAAAGCAAATATTCAAAATTCAAAAAATAA
- a CDS encoding ABC transporter substrate-binding protein: MKSIRYYISICCFMFLFTSCSESEKQNRDHLVFRYNENAAVNSLDPAFSRIRPSIWVCNQLFNGLVQLDDKLNIQPDIAKKWEISLDGKTYTFTLRDDVYFHKNAVFGADSTRTVVAADFEYSLNRLLDEDIAAPGRWILQNVESFSAVNDSTFQIQLNKTFPAFLGLLTMKYASVVPHEAFKTKDYDFRANPIGTGPFQFKIWEENIKLVLRKNPLYYEKDKNGVQLPYLEAVAITFLPDKQSGFLQFVQGRQDFVSGLDPSYKDEILTPKGELQPKYKNTVNMITGAYLNTEYMGFRLDGVDDAVKDKHIRQAMNYGFNRSKMIMYLRNGMGTPAIHGMIPTGLGGYGTKGYDYNPAKARKLIAEYKKTTGDNNPKIQMSTSASYLDIAEYLQREWQKIGLNVEVDVNPPSTLTQSISNGKVSFFKASWIADYPDAENYLSLFYSNNFSPGGPNYTHFKNEEFDRLYEKAFTVINDKERYTLYKKMDSIIMEEAPVIPLFYDKAARFTGKNVKGLGINPLNLLTLKQVKKQ; this comes from the coding sequence ATGAAATCAATAAGATACTATATATCAATTTGTTGCTTTATGTTTCTGTTTACTTCGTGTTCAGAATCAGAAAAACAAAACCGCGACCACCTCGTTTTCCGCTATAACGAAAATGCAGCCGTCAATTCATTAGACCCTGCTTTTTCACGCATTCGTCCTTCTATATGGGTATGTAACCAACTGTTTAACGGGCTGGTACAACTGGACGATAAACTGAACATACAGCCTGATATTGCCAAAAAATGGGAAATATCTCTCGATGGTAAAACCTATACTTTTACCCTTCGTGATGATGTATATTTTCATAAAAATGCTGTTTTTGGAGCAGATAGTACACGAACAGTAGTTGCTGCTGATTTTGAATATAGCCTTAACCGGCTACTCGATGAAGATATTGCCGCCCCTGGCAGATGGATATTGCAAAATGTAGAAAGTTTTAGCGCAGTAAATGACAGTACTTTTCAGATACAACTTAATAAAACATTTCCTGCTTTTTTGGGATTGCTTACTATGAAGTATGCATCTGTAGTACCACACGAAGCCTTTAAAACCAAAGATTACGATTTTCGTGCTAATCCTATTGGTACCGGACCTTTTCAGTTTAAAATATGGGAAGAGAATATAAAACTGGTACTGCGAAAAAACCCTTTATACTACGAAAAAGATAAAAACGGTGTACAACTCCCTTACCTTGAAGCTGTAGCCATTACCTTTTTACCTGATAAACAAAGTGGCTTTTTACAGTTTGTACAAGGCAGACAAGATTTTGTTTCAGGGTTAGACCCATCCTATAAAGACGAGATACTTACACCCAAAGGAGAACTACAACCCAAGTATAAAAATACTGTAAACATGATTACAGGTGCATATCTTAATACTGAATATATGGGTTTTAGACTTGATGGTGTTGATGACGCTGTAAAAGATAAACACATACGCCAAGCTATGAATTATGGGTTTAATCGTAGTAAAATGATTATGTACCTGCGTAACGGTATGGGTACACCTGCCATACATGGTATGATACCTACAGGACTTGGAGGTTATGGTACAAAAGGTTATGATTACAACCCTGCAAAAGCACGCAAGCTGATAGCGGAGTACAAAAAGACAACAGGAGATAATAACCCTAAGATACAAATGAGCACTAGTGCTTCTTATCTTGATATAGCTGAGTATCTGCAACGCGAATGGCAGAAAATAGGACTGAATGTAGAAGTAGATGTAAATCCGCCTTCTACCCTTACACAATCAATATCTAACGGTAAAGTCTCGTTTTTTAAAGCAAGTTGGATAGCCGATTATCCTGATGCTGAGAATTATCTTTCATTATTTTACAGTAACAACTTCTCTCCAGGAGGTCCTAACTATACACATTTTAAAAATGAAGAATTTGACAGGCTATATGAAAAGGCTTTTACAGTTATAAATGACAAAGAAAGATATACTTTGTATAAAAAAATGGATTCGATAATAATGGAAGAAGCTCCCGTTATCCCTTTATTTTATGATAAAGCAGCACGTTTTACAGGTAAAAATGTAAAAGGATTAGGGATTAATCCTTTAAATTTATTAACGTTAAAACAGGTAAAGAAACAATAA
- a CDS encoding GNAT family N-acetyltransferase → MEIRDNQFQRQFETTVNDNVILSVEYSLQERKIFLTRINTPEGFEEEDVVNEFLKEILEIAEEKRLKVVPVHPKVAAFFKKNPQYKELLPPGIRI, encoded by the coding sequence ATGGAAATTAGAGACAACCAATTTCAGAGACAGTTTGAAACAACAGTAAATGATAATGTAATATTATCCGTAGAATACTCTTTGCAAGAACGAAAAATATTTCTTACCCGCATTAATACCCCTGAAGGGTTTGAGGAGGAAGATGTGGTTAATGAATTTCTTAAAGAAATACTTGAAATCGCCGAAGAAAAAAGATTAAAAGTAGTACCTGTGCACCCAAAAGTAGCTGCTTTTTTTAAGAAAAACCCTCAGTATAAAGAATTGCTACCACCAGGCATTAGAATATAA
- a CDS encoding DUF4199 domain-containing protein: MNDVIKKNGVNFGIIIGIVSVLISTILYIINLELMFSIWVGIIMFLISLGIAIFSIVKSKKTLDGYITFKEAFTSYFITMALSSIISTLFMFVLFNYVDPEAKVTLSEIALKKSVEMMQSVGAKSEDIRSTVEQIKDVDNFSIASLAKSYIFGLIFYIIIGLIVAAAIKKNKPEFEN, encoded by the coding sequence ATGAATGATGTAATCAAAAAGAACGGCGTTAATTTCGGTATTATTATTGGAATCGTATCCGTTTTAATCAGTACTATCCTATATATAATTAACCTTGAACTCATGTTTAGCATTTGGGTTGGGATTATTATGTTTCTAATCAGCCTAGGAATAGCAATATTTTCAATAGTAAAATCTAAAAAAACATTAGATGGATACATAACTTTTAAAGAAGCTTTTACAAGCTATTTTATAACAATGGCTCTCAGCTCTATTATTAGTACATTATTTATGTTTGTGCTTTTTAATTATGTAGATCCCGAAGCAAAAGTAACACTTTCGGAAATAGCTCTTAAAAAAAGTGTTGAAATGATGCAAAGCGTAGGTGCTAAAAGCGAAGACATAAGATCTACTGTAGAACAGATAAAAGACGTAGACAACTTCAGTATAGCATCATTAGCAAAATCTTATATTTTTGGGCTTATATTTTATATAATAATTGGTCTTATAGTAGCTGCTGCAATTAAAAAAAATAAGCCTGAGTTCGAAAACTAG
- a CDS encoding thermonuclease family protein: MTRKQNRGRGKKKYSIWILLLILTVSIYSVVRNIDNKGGSKPQDGFVEKTYKKAKRPFRSLKTFTGKVVSIKDGDTFEVLYDGFAERIRLAEIDCPESKQAFGKAAKKYASDLCYGQIVTVESGGKRDQYGRVVGTVITQDGINVNEELVKAGLAWHYKNYSDSELLAEIENKARAKKVGLWADRNPTAPWQWRRKNRNHR, translated from the coding sequence ATGACAAGAAAACAAAATAGAGGTAGGGGTAAAAAAAAGTATTCTATCTGGATTTTACTCCTTATACTAACTGTTTCTATATATTCAGTTGTAAGAAATATAGATAATAAGGGTGGTAGTAAACCTCAAGATGGTTTTGTCGAAAAAACATATAAAAAAGCAAAAAGACCATTTCGTAGTCTAAAAACATTTACGGGAAAAGTAGTAAGTATAAAAGACGGTGATACCTTTGAAGTATTATATGACGGATTTGCCGAACGTATTCGCCTTGCCGAAATAGACTGCCCCGAAAGTAAACAAGCTTTTGGTAAAGCTGCTAAAAAATATGCATCTGATTTATGTTATGGTCAAATTGTAACGGTAGAATCGGGAGGTAAACGCGATCAATATGGTAGAGTAGTGGGCACAGTAATAACCCAAGATGGTATTAATGTAAATGAAGAGCTTGTAAAGGCTGGACTAGCATGGCATTATAAAAATTACTCTGATAGTGAATTGCTTGCAGAAATAGAGAATAAAGCAAGAGCTAAAAAAGTAGGCTTATGGGCAGATAGAAATCCTACTGCTCCTTGGCAATGGCGAAGAAAAAATAGAAATCATAGGTAA